The genomic interval TCCTGAAGGAAGAGCCGCAGTGAAAAGGCCCAAGCGACTGTTTAGCAAAAACACAGGTCTCTGCGAAGCCGAAAGGCGACGTATAGGGGCTGACGCCTGCCCGGTGCTGGAAGGTTAAGAGGAGGGCTTAGGGGGGAGACCCCCGAAGGTCCGAATCGAAGCCCCAGTAAACGGCGGCCGTAACTATAACGGTCCTAAGGTAGCGAAATTCCTTGTCGGGTAAGTTCCGACCCGCACGAAAGGCGTAACGACTTGGGCGCTGTCTCAACGAGAGACCCGGTGAAATTGTAGTACCTGTGAAGATGCAGGTTACCCGCGGTTAGACGGAAAGACCCCGTGGAGCTTGACTGTAGCCTGATATGGGACAACGGTGTTCCATGTACAGGATAGGTGGGAGACGGAGAAGCTTGGGCGCCAGCCTGAGTGGAGTCGGCGTTGGGATACCACCCTTGGGACACGGTTGTTCTAACCGGCCTTGTGAGGACGCGAGGCGGGACAGTGTCAGGCGGACAGTTTGACTGGGGCGGTCGCCTCCTAAAGGGTAACGGAGGCGCCCAAAGGTTCCCTCAGCGCGGATGGAAATCGCGCGAAGCGTGCAAAGGCAAAAGGGAGCTTGACTGCGAGACGGACAGGTCGAGCAGGGACGAAAGTCGGGCTTAGTGACCCGGTGGTTCCGAGTGGAAGGGCCATCGCTCAACGGATAAAAGCTACCCCGGGGATAACAGGCTGATCTCCCCCAAGAGTTCACATCGACGGGGAGGTTTGGCACCTCGATGTCGGCTCATCGCATCCTGGGGCTGAAGTCGGTCCCAAGGGTTGGGCTGTTCGCCCATTAAAGCGGTACGCGAGCTGGGTTCAGAACGTCGTGAGACAGTTCGGTCCCTATCTGCCGCGGGCGTAGGATACGTGAGAGGGGTTGTCCCTAGTACGAGAGGACCGGGATGAACCGACCGCTGGTGTACCAGTTGTCCCGCCAGGGGCACCGCTGGGTAGCCAAGTCGGGAAGGGATAAGCGCTGAAAGCATCTAAGCGCGAAGCCCGCCTCAAGATGACGTATCCCATTCCGTGAAGGAAGTAAGACCCCTCGAAGACGACGAGGTGGATCGGTCTGGCGTGGAAGCGCAGTGATGCGTGGAGCGGACAGATACGAATCGGTCGAGGGCTTCACCTGCAAGACTCCCTATGCACGACGGCAAGGGCCGCAACCCAGAGGCGAAGCGACATGCGAGCGAGGCGTGGTTAGGTACCGACTCGTAACGCAGGCTTCGCGGAAGGGACTCAGAGGCGAAGTGAATCGCGAGCGAACACATCTGCAGCCCGAAGGGCGAAGCCGTGTGAGCTAGCGATGAACGAAGCCAGTCTGGTGACCCTAGCGGAGGGGCAACACCCGTACCCATCCCGAACACGGACGTGAAGACCTCCAGCGCCGAGAATACTGGGAGGGAAGCCTCCTGGGAAGGTAGGTCGTTGCCAGGCGAGAGACAAAGGTCAGGCATAGGAGCCTGGCCTTTTTTGATTGCAAATCGAGGTGTCTGCGGATGGGACATTCGTTGAGGCTCGTGTATGATTTTGCTTTGGCGGACGGGGAGAAACCGCGTCGACTCGTGTTTCAAAACCCGCGCCACGTTTGGTGCGCCACCGATGTGGACGACGTCGTCGTCGCGATGGATGCAGCCGTGGCGTGCGCCAAGCGCGGCGCATGGGTCTGCGGATTTGTGTCGTACGAAGCTGCGCCCGCCTTCGAACCACATTTGCGTGCCCATCGTCCGTTCGTAGATCTGCCGCTGGCGTGGTTCGCCGCTTTTGACCGACCCGAGCCATGCGGGGACCGCGAGGCGGAATCGGACGTCCATTGCACGCCGGCATCAACGTGTGAGATGGGCGCCGTCAACCCTGGCACATCACCGATGTGGTGGACCGGCTTCTCACAACCCTATCGCGAAGTGGTCGAGGACATTCGCCAATCCATCGCCCGCGGCGAGGTGTATCAGGTGAACGCCACCGGCCGCATTGCGTTTCGAGGGCGTGTGGCGTCCGAACGGCTGTACGAAGCCCTGCGCCGGTCGCAGATGGCGACTTACGCCGCCTGGCTTCACCTGGAGCCGTGGGACATTGTGTCTGTTTCGCCTGAGCTCTTCTATCGGCGTAACGGCAGGGCGATGGTGACTCGTCCCATGAAAGGTACGTCTCCCCGCGCTTTGCGTCAAGAAGACGATCTCGCTCATCGCGATCACCTGCTGCGCTCGGAGAAAGAGCGAGCCGAGAACCTCATGATCGTCGATCTCTTGCGCAACGACCTTGGGCAAATTGCAGTCCCTGGGACCGTGCATGTGGACCGGTTGTTTGACGTCGAGGACTATCCGACCGTGTGGCAGATGACGTCCACCATTTCCTGTGTGCTGCGAGGCGAGATCGACACGGTGAATATTTTCCGTGCCCTCTTTCCGTGCGGGTCCGTCACAGGCGCACCCAAGGCCGCGTCGATGCAGGCCATCGCGGAACTGGAGCGAATGCCGCGCGGGGTGTACTGCGGTGCAATTGGCCTTTGGACGCCCGACGATCGAGAGGTGTGGAGCGTCGCCATCCGAACGCTCGTCGGACGGCGCGATCGCGCCACGTGGGTGTACGGCACGGGAAGCGGCGTGACGTGGGACTCATCGCCAGAGCGCGAGCAAGCCGAAGTCTTTCTCAAAGCGGCTGTGCTGGAGCGGGCAGGCATCACTCCGTTCGTCGAGCTTCTGGAGACCATCCGGCTGGACGACCGGGTCTGGTTCCTCTACGAGGAACACCGCGCTCGGGTTCTTGCGTCGGCGCGCACATTCGGCATTCCGCTTGAGCCGCGCACGCTGGACGAGGCGATGTCCGCTTGTGCTGCACAACACCCGGAAGGCACCTGGCGTGTGAGGGTCTGCGTGTCGCTTGCGGGGAATGTGACCTGGGAAGCCTCCCAGTTCGACGGTTCCCATTTTGCGGCCACCATCCAAGAGGCCATTCGACAGGGTGAGCGCCGCACGATGGCGATCTTGCCAGAGCCGGTCGATCGCCGGTGGATTTGGTTGTATCATAAGACGACCGATCGCGCCTTTTATGATCGCGTTCGCAGCTACGCGCCGGAGGCGTTCGACGTGTTGTTGTACAACGAGGACGGGGAAGTGACGGAAGGCACGTTTGGGAATATCGCGTATGAGCTCGACGGCACCTGGTACACGCCGCCTGTGGAATGCGGACTGCTGCCCGGGACCCTGCGTTCCCGCCTGATCCGCCAGGGTGAGCTGCGCGAACGCGTCCTTCACCTCACGGAGATCGACCGCGTCACGCGCTGGTGTTGGTTCAACGGACTCCGCGGCGTGATCCCGGTGGTGCTGGCGGGATCGCACGGACACGCGCGTCGCAGCGATAGGACGGACCCATCGCGAAGATGGTATCGAGGGGAGAGGCAACCTTGATTGAAATCATCATTGGCCCATCGGACGACGGCAAGCCAGTTCATAAGTGGCTTCGACTGCTCCTGCCGGGCCTTCCTCTGTCGGGCGTGTACAAGAGCATTCGCACGGGGCGGGTGAAGGTCAATGGAAAGCGGGCGAAGCAGGACACGCGCCTGCACGAGGGCGACATCGTGCACCTGTACTTCAGCGATGAAGATTACGCATCGCTTCATGCGCATCCCGTTGCGAAATACCAAGGCGTTTCGCGCGCGATCGACATCTTGTACGAAGATGACGAGATCGTGGCGGTGAACAAACCAGTCGGTGTGCTCACGCATCCGGCGGACGGGGAATATAAGACGAGCCTCGCTGCGCAAGTGGAAGCCTACGTGTACGATCGCGGCGCGCGAGAGGGAGCTTTTCGCGCCGCGCCGGTTCATCGCCTCGATCGAAATACGAGCGGTGTCGTCGTATTCGCGAAGACGGCGCGTGCAGCCAAAGCCTGGGCTGACGCGTTCCACCGGGGCGAGGTGGAAAAGGAATACCTCGCAATCGTCGAAGGCGAATGGTCCGGCCGCGGCCGCGTGGCGGTGGACGTTCGTCGAGAAGGCAACGTGACCCGTGTTGTGGACGACAGCGGCAAACCAAGCGAAACGGCGTACGAAGTTGTCGCGTCGAGCCGCGGGACGTCACTGGTTCGGCTGCACCTGTTGACGGGTAGGACGCATCAGATTCGCGTGCACATGGCGCACCTTGGCCATCCGCTCTTGGCGGATCGAAAGTATGGCGCTCGTCCCATCCGGGGAGAGAGCTTCTACCTGCACGCGCATCGCGTAAGATGGAACCAGGTCCATGTGACGGCGCCACTGCCCGACCGTATGACGGAAAAACTGCGCACACTCGGTTACAAGGTTGCCGATCTCGTTTAGACCTCGTTGTTCCTGTTCAAGTCCCGGGTGCGGCGAGCACGCGCAGCCGCTCAGGCACGAGGACCGGCTTTCCCGTGTCTGGAGACACCGTGACAATCACAAACAAAGCCTCGCTCACGAGGGCGCCGAATGGACCCGTGATGCGCTGCCGCATCCGCAGGCTCGTGCGCCCCACCCGCTCGAGCCATGTCGTGATGGTCAGGCGGTCGTTCTGGTGCGCTGCCTGATGGTAGTCGACCTCGGCGCGCGCCACCACGGTGACGGCGCCGAGGCTCTTGAGCGTGTGGTAATCCAGCCCCTGCTGTTCAAACCAATCTTCTCGTCCCCACTCGTAGTACTCCAGATACTTGGCGTTATTCACATGCCCGTTGACGTCGATCTCGGTGCAGCGGACCACGACTTCCATTTGTGTGACATTCATGTCAAGATGCCTCTTTCTCCTTCGTCATCCCCGGCATACAATCGGCGCGCATGGGGACGGTAAGACATAGAAGTTTCGATCGAAGGGGTGGTGTGATTGCGCCGAACTCATTCTATCACGCGCCTTCCCCGGTTCACATGTCTGCTGAAGGCCAGCGCCTGTCTCTGGATCGCCGTGCTCCTCGCGTTTCCCGTTCAGGCAAACGCATCCGAGAATCGAAACGCCCATCCGCAGGCTCAGTTGCTTCCCGTCTACAAGAAATACGGAGACCTGTACGACGTCGATTGGGCCGTGCTCGCGGCCATCGATCGGTATGCCGAGCTGACCAAATCCAAGGACGCCCGCGAACGTGCTCCTTACTACGGTTACGCGATGGACGATCCGGCTTGGAGCGGTCCGGCGAATCCCAACCCAGAGGACGTGTTTGCACCAACAATTTCTCTGTTTGGTGGCCTCGGTCAGGATGCCAACGGAGATCGGCTTGCACTCCCGTTTGACCCTGAGGACCGCATCAAGTCGCTGGCGCGATTCATCGATGAGGAAGCGGGAGAAGACGAGGACCAGGCCGTGTGGACGCTATTCCAAGATCCTGTGGCTGTGGAACGGGTGAGCGCGTTCGCGCGAATCTTCCACGCCTTCGGAATCGATCCTCAGGGCCACGCGTTTCCCATCGACAAAAGGTACAACTACACCATCAAGCACACGTTTGGAGCGGGCCGCAGCTATGGCGGACGGCGAATCCACGAAGGTGTGGATATCTTTGCGAGTTACGGGACGCCGGTCCTCGCGTGCGCCTACGGTTATGTGGAACTCATGGGCTGGAACCGATATGGCGGCTGGAGAATCGGGATTCGGGATGCGAACAACACGTACTATTACTACGCACACCTTTCCGCCTACGCGAAGTCGCTTCGCACCGGCGACTTGGTTCGTCCCGGTCAGATCATTGGCTACGTAGGTTCGACGGGATACGGACCTCCGGGTACTGCGGGGAAATTTCCGCCGCATCTCCACTTTGGCATGTACAAGGACACGGGCAGACGCGAATGGGCCTTTAATCCCTCGGCGTATCTGTTGCAGTGGCAGCGCCAACCGCAAGTGGTCCTTCGGGGCCCCGTCGCGAATCCTTCATCGACTTCATGAAAATCAGGTCGAGACCTGTCCTGCGATGTCGACGATGTGATATTGTATAGGACGGAGTGAATCCGGCAGACCAAGGAAACGGGTACCCAGGGGCGGTCCGTACCCGTTTTCTTTTGTGTATCCAATGGTATACAGCAAGGGGGGCGAACCTTGGAACCCAGACCTGCGCGTTTGTCTCGGACCTACATGACCGACTTGGTGCTCCCGCCGGATACCAATCAGTTTGGGACGATCTTCGGTGGCAAGGTGATGGCCTACATCGACAAAATCGCGGCCATCAGCGCCATGCGGCACGCGCGCCAGCGAGTGGTCACCGCGTCCAGCGACAGCTTGGATTTCTTAGCACCCATCCGCGTCGGACAAGCGATTCACCTCGAGGCCTTCGTGACGTACGCGCACAAGACCTCGATGGAAGTCTTCGTGAAGGTCTTGGCGGAGAACTTGCTCACGGGAGAAACGGTCCTTACGGCGAGATCGTACCTGACGTTTGTCGCCATCGATGAAGAGGGGCGCCCGGTTGAAGTGCCGCCCGTTCTTCCCGAAACGGAGGAGGAAAAGGCGCATTACGAATCGGCTCCGCGGCGCAGGGAACAGCGGCTCGCGCGCCGTCAGGCGGCATCGCAAGGGGAACTCCCAATGCCCTGACGACGAGGGCTGCGATCACGTAGGTGAGGTAGGAGTGGGCCACATGCAAAATCGTTTTCTTGGAACAGCGGATACGGTGTACCGCGCAGATCCCGCGCAGTCACGGCTCGTGGGCAGGCGCTTAGCCAAGGGATGTGTGACGCTGTTGGTCGCCTTTCCGATGGTCGACTACACGCTTCGACAATTCGTGCATCCGCTTGGATCGATTTGGGACAAGGTCGTGCTCGCCATCCTCGCGCTCGTCGCGCTGAATCGCGTGATGCGCGGGCATCGTCCCCAAGTCTTTGCCTGGTCCAAATATGCCGGGTGGTATATCACGTACCTGATCGCCCTGCTGTTCATGGGACTCGGCAGCCCAGGCACGTCGTTCGACGGATTCAGGGCCGACATGTACGACATGCTGTTTGGCCTTGTGCTTCCGTTCGTCGTCGAACCCGAAGACGCGCCGTACTTTCTGTACGTCGCGACCGCGCTGGCCATGCTCATCGGCCTGGACGGCGTGCTTCAATATGTGCTCGCGGTGCCCATCCCGCCCGGTTGGGTGGATGTCGGGGAACATGTGCGCACGAGGGTGTTCTCTGTCCTCAAATCGCCGAACGAGCTAGGCGCCTACATGGAGATGATGGCACCCCTCATCATCGGCATGGGCTTTGCAGAAAAGGATCGGGTTCGAAAAATGATCTTCCTCGCAGGAGGCTTCTTCTGCCTGGTCGCGCTTCTCCTTACATACACGCGGGGCGCCTGGCTGGGGCTTGGCGTCGGTGTGGTCCTGGTGGCCCTCGCGTTTGAACGCCGTTTGCTTGCCGTGGTGGTCGTGTT from Alicyclobacillus acidocaldarius subsp. acidocaldarius DSM 446 carries:
- the pabB gene encoding aminodeoxychorismate synthase component I translates to MGHSLRLVYDFALADGEKPRRLVFQNPRHVWCATDVDDVVVAMDAAVACAKRGAWVCGFVSYEAAPAFEPHLRAHRPFVDLPLAWFAAFDRPEPCGDREAESDVHCTPASTCEMGAVNPGTSPMWWTGFSQPYREVVEDIRQSIARGEVYQVNATGRIAFRGRVASERLYEALRRSQMATYAAWLHLEPWDIVSVSPELFYRRNGRAMVTRPMKGTSPRALRQEDDLAHRDHLLRSEKERAENLMIVDLLRNDLGQIAVPGTVHVDRLFDVEDYPTVWQMTSTISCVLRGEIDTVNIFRALFPCGSVTGAPKAASMQAIAELERMPRGVYCGAIGLWTPDDREVWSVAIRTLVGRRDRATWVYGTGSGVTWDSSPEREQAEVFLKAAVLERAGITPFVELLETIRLDDRVWFLYEEHRARVLASARTFGIPLEPRTLDEAMSACAAQHPEGTWRVRVCVSLAGNVTWEASQFDGSHFAATIQEAIRQGERRTMAILPEPVDRRWIWLYHKTTDRAFYDRVRSYAPEAFDVLLYNEDGEVTEGTFGNIAYELDGTWYTPPVECGLLPGTLRSRLIRQGELRERVLHLTEIDRVTRWCWFNGLRGVIPVVLAGSHGHARRSDRTDPSRRWYRGERQP
- a CDS encoding RluA family pseudouridine synthase; protein product: MIEIIIGPSDDGKPVHKWLRLLLPGLPLSGVYKSIRTGRVKVNGKRAKQDTRLHEGDIVHLYFSDEDYASLHAHPVAKYQGVSRAIDILYEDDEIVAVNKPVGVLTHPADGEYKTSLAAQVEAYVYDRGAREGAFRAAPVHRLDRNTSGVVVFAKTARAAKAWADAFHRGEVEKEYLAIVEGEWSGRGRVAVDVRREGNVTRVVDDSGKPSETAYEVVASSRGTSLVRLHLLTGRTHQIRVHMAHLGHPLLADRKYGARPIRGESFYLHAHRVRWNQVHVTAPLPDRMTEKLRTLGYKVADLV
- a CDS encoding acyl-CoA thioesterase — encoded protein: MNVTQMEVVVRCTEIDVNGHVNNAKYLEYYEWGREDWFEQQGLDYHTLKSLGAVTVVARAEVDYHQAAHQNDRLTITTWLERVGRTSLRMRQRITGPFGALVSEALFVIVTVSPDTGKPVLVPERLRVLAAPGT
- a CDS encoding M23 family metallopeptidase, with protein sequence MRRTHSITRLPRFTCLLKASACLWIAVLLAFPVQANASENRNAHPQAQLLPVYKKYGDLYDVDWAVLAAIDRYAELTKSKDARERAPYYGYAMDDPAWSGPANPNPEDVFAPTISLFGGLGQDANGDRLALPFDPEDRIKSLARFIDEEAGEDEDQAVWTLFQDPVAVERVSAFARIFHAFGIDPQGHAFPIDKRYNYTIKHTFGAGRSYGGRRIHEGVDIFASYGTPVLACAYGYVELMGWNRYGGWRIGIRDANNTYYYYAHLSAYAKSLRTGDLVRPGQIIGYVGSTGYGPPGTAGKFPPHLHFGMYKDTGRREWAFNPSAYLLQWQRQPQVVLRGPVANPSSTS
- a CDS encoding acyl-CoA thioesterase, encoding MEPRPARLSRTYMTDLVLPPDTNQFGTIFGGKVMAYIDKIAAISAMRHARQRVVTASSDSLDFLAPIRVGQAIHLEAFVTYAHKTSMEVFVKVLAENLLTGETVLTARSYLTFVAIDEEGRPVEVPPVLPETEEEKAHYESAPRRREQRLARRQAASQGELPMP
- a CDS encoding O-antigen ligase family protein → MQNRFLGTADTVYRADPAQSRLVGRRLAKGCVTLLVAFPMVDYTLRQFVHPLGSIWDKVVLAILALVALNRVMRGHRPQVFAWSKYAGWYITYLIALLFMGLGSPGTSFDGFRADMYDMLFGLVLPFVVEPEDAPYFLYVATALAMLIGLDGVLQYVLAVPIPPGWVDVGEHVRTRVFSVLKSPNELGAYMEMMAPLIIGMGFAEKDRVRKMIFLAGGFFCLVALLLTYTRGAWLGLGVGVVLVALAFERRLLAVVVVLGVIGFFLPPIHHRVMDLFSQVYYIKSSQGGRLVRWQQAFDQLAGSPLFGAGLGRYGGAVASDKGLSIYSDNYYAKVLGESGLVGLVLFFALHVRIVVEVVQKVVRRAVGAHRPIALGGLIGVIALLVHNVVENVFEYPANCLNYFLMVGLLLLWSRTFDGQEENHG